In one window of Methanosarcina vacuolata Z-761 DNA:
- a CDS encoding PKD domain-containing protein produces the protein MAASSQCVDGQLTLTKTRITTNESIKVNLSIYSDRNFGDETKSTEQNPTHTCSAAGNYTVTLTASNANGTDTKISETNILSFSHNALVDSIF, from the coding sequence TTGGCAGCTTCTTCACAGTGTGTAGATGGTCAACTCACTCTCACGAAAACCCGGATAACCACTAATGAATCAATTAAAGTAAACCTTTCTATCTATAGTGACAGGAATTTTGGAGACGAAACTAAGTCAACCGAGCAAAATCCGACACATACCTGTTCAGCAGCAGGAAATTATACAGTGACGCTTACAGCAAGCAATGCAAATGGAACTGATACGAAAATAAGCGAGACAAACATACTAAGTTTTTCCCATAATGCCCTTGTGGATTCAATTTTTTAA
- a CDS encoding NUDIX domain-containing protein — translation MNLEKPYIVSVYAVLRNEKGEFLLLRRSENSHSNPGKWDLPGGKLGLGELLKDAVVREVWEETGISIALGEIAGYATFELPDKKVIAIIYDGGYIIANVKLSYEHVEYAWSSLEHILEMDALPDHFKEFFKRFAAENKEPPELPI, via the coding sequence ATGAACCTGGAGAAACCTTACATCGTTTCTGTTTATGCCGTTCTACGGAACGAGAAAGGCGAATTCCTGCTTCTCAGACGGTCGGAAAATTCTCACAGCAATCCGGGAAAATGGGATCTTCCGGGTGGAAAGCTTGGCCTTGGAGAACTTCTAAAAGACGCGGTTGTTAGGGAGGTCTGGGAGGAAACCGGGATTTCAATTGCGCTCGGAGAGATTGCAGGGTATGCTACCTTTGAGCTTCCGGACAAAAAAGTAATTGCCATAATATATGACGGAGGATATATCATTGCTAATGTAAAGTTGAGCTATGAACATGTGGAATATGCATGGAGCTCTCTTGAGCATATTCTGGAAATGGATGCTCTTCCGGATCACTTTAAGGAATTCTTTAAAAGATTCGCTGCCGAAAATAAAGAACCTCCAGAGCTGCCGATTTAA